From the genome of Geminocystis herdmanii PCC 6308, one region includes:
- a CDS encoding ABC transporter substrate-binding protein, producing the protein MQRQWRKLCHSIIIFTLTTLFLSSCGFNPSQNNQSRLVQAILSDPKTFNAVLSQESPNIFGLTYEGLVTENPLTGEIEPALAESWTISDDKLTIIFTLKNDLKWSDGEPLTVDDVVFSYNQLYLNEEIPSNARDSLRIGQSKALPIVEKVNDTQVKFTIPEPFAPFLESTGLSILPQHILAEKVTTKGADGKPIFLSFWGVDTPPDQLVVNGAYKLKNYATSQRIIFTKNPYYWQKDEQENSLPYIEEVVWEIVESTDTSIVQFRSGGLDSIGVTPEYFSLLKREENRGDFTIFNGGAAYGLTFMSFNLNQGSRDGKPLVDPIKSKWFNNVNFRRSIAHSINRERMINNIYRGLGEVQNSPISVQSPFYDSTVISYDYNPELAKELLLKEGFKYNEEGILLDAENNQVRFTLLTNAGNRIRESLGSQIKQDLSQIGITVDFTPIAFNVLVDKLSNSLDWDAHIIGFTGGNEPNGGANLWFPDGNLHLFNQKPQPGRPPIQGRIIADWEAKIGDLYIEGARELDIEKRKEIYGKTQQLAQEYLPLIYLVNPYSLSAVRNRIEGVEYSALGGAFWNIERLKIVEK; encoded by the coding sequence ATTCAACGACAATGGCGAAAATTATGCCATTCAATTATCATTTTTACCCTAACCACTCTATTTTTATCTTCCTGTGGTTTCAATCCTTCTCAAAATAATCAATCAAGACTGGTACAAGCTATTTTAAGTGATCCGAAAACCTTTAATGCAGTATTATCTCAAGAATCACCGAATATTTTCGGTTTAACCTATGAGGGATTAGTCACAGAAAATCCTCTTACGGGAGAAATTGAACCTGCTTTAGCGGAATCTTGGACTATTTCCGATGATAAATTAACGATTATTTTTACCCTCAAAAATGATTTAAAATGGTCAGATGGTGAACCTTTAACGGTTGATGATGTGGTGTTTAGTTATAATCAATTATATTTGAATGAAGAAATTCCCTCTAATGCTAGAGATAGTTTAAGAATTGGACAAAGTAAGGCTTTACCTATTGTTGAAAAAGTGAATGATACACAGGTAAAATTTACAATTCCTGAGCCTTTTGCACCATTTTTAGAAAGTACTGGTTTATCGATATTACCTCAACATATTTTAGCGGAAAAAGTGACGACTAAAGGAGCAGATGGTAAACCTATTTTTCTCTCTTTTTGGGGAGTGGACACCCCTCCTGATCAATTAGTAGTAAATGGAGCATATAAATTAAAAAATTATGCCACTTCCCAACGAATAATTTTTACTAAAAATCCTTACTATTGGCAAAAAGATGAACAAGAAAATTCGTTGCCTTATATTGAAGAAGTGGTGTGGGAAATTGTGGAATCCACAGATACTTCGATCGTACAATTTCGATCGGGCGGTTTAGATTCGATCGGAGTTACACCCGAATATTTTTCATTACTAAAAAGAGAAGAAAATCGAGGAGATTTTACTATTTTTAATGGTGGTGCAGCCTATGGTTTAACCTTTATGAGTTTCAATCTTAATCAGGGTTCAAGGGATGGGAAACCCTTAGTTGATCCGATTAAATCTAAGTGGTTTAATAATGTTAATTTTCGGAGATCGATCGCCCATAGTATTAATAGAGAGAGGATGATTAATAATATTTATCGAGGATTAGGAGAAGTACAAAATTCCCCTATTTCGGTACAATCACCCTTTTATGATTCTACTGTTATTAGTTATGATTATAACCCCGAATTAGCCAAAGAATTGCTATTAAAAGAAGGGTTTAAATATAACGAAGAAGGTATTTTATTAGATGCAGAAAACAATCAAGTTAGATTCACATTATTAACCAATGCAGGAAACAGAATTAGAGAGTCTTTAGGCTCACAAATTAAACAAGATTTAAGTCAAATTGGTATCACTGTGGACTTTACCCCGATCGCATTTAATGTATTAGTCGATAAACTCAGTAATTCCTTAGATTGGGATGCCCATATTATTGGTTTTACAGGAGGAAATGAGCCAAATGGGGGGGCAAATTTATGGTTTCCTGACGGTAATTTACATTTATTTAACCAAAAACCCCAACCCGGAAGACCTCCTATTCAGGGTAGAATAATTGCAGATTGGGAGGCTAAAATTGGGGATTTATACATTGAGGGAGCAAGAGAATTAGACATAGAAAAAAGAAAAGAAATTTATGGTAAAACTCAACAATTAGCCCAAGAATATTTACCTCTAATTTATCTAGTTAATCCTTATTCTTTATCTGCTGTTAGAAATCGCATTGAGGGAGTGGAATATTCAGCTTTAGGAGGTGCATTTTGGAATATAGAAAGGTTAAAAATAGTAGAAAAATAA
- a CDS encoding mechanosensitive ion channel family protein: MMFDNLFNLSQNLQSFLKDLIITISVLVLAYFFLKITRNLVLRQIKKLINKTDNIFTTQILAIIDKYFIPITYFGLFYTILKEIEFNPSIVATIKTIVIILTTFYVTRFLVDLSRIFIYSYSEKYRDSDSIIERNIKALFPAIRIIFWLLAGISILSNLGFDIKTIVAGLGIGGVALALASQNILQDLFSYFAILFDRPFEISDLVAVGDFIGHVEHIGIKTTRIKSITGEQLILANTDLTNSRLRNFKRMEQRQVILKIGVIYETDNRKLAEIPEIIKSSIEPIENITFDTAYFSKFGDFSLDFEVIYYVLSNDIKISRIAKNQVNLAIKNAFSDQGLEFAYPTQVHYLSPVS; encoded by the coding sequence ATGATGTTTGATAATCTTTTTAATTTATCGCAAAATTTACAAAGTTTTCTTAAAGATTTAATTATTACTATTTCTGTTTTAGTATTAGCTTATTTTTTCTTGAAAATTACTAGAAATCTAGTTTTGAGACAAATCAAAAAACTTATTAATAAAACCGATAATATTTTCACAACCCAAATTCTGGCAATTATCGATAAATATTTTATTCCTATTACTTACTTCGGATTATTTTATACAATTTTAAAAGAAATTGAGTTTAATCCCTCGATCGTCGCTACCATAAAAACGATCGTGATTATTTTAACTACTTTTTATGTCACTAGATTTTTAGTCGATTTATCAAGAATATTTATTTATTCCTATAGTGAAAAATATCGAGATTCAGACTCTATTATTGAACGAAATATTAAGGCTTTATTTCCTGCTATTAGGATCATATTTTGGCTTTTAGCCGGTATCTCAATTTTAAGTAATTTAGGTTTTGATATTAAAACTATTGTTGCTGGTTTAGGCATTGGTGGTGTAGCTTTAGCTTTAGCTTCTCAAAATATTTTACAAGATTTATTTAGTTATTTTGCGATTTTGTTCGATCGACCTTTTGAAATTTCTGACTTAGTTGCCGTAGGAGATTTTATTGGTCATGTGGAACATATTGGCATCAAAACCACTAGAATAAAATCTATAACAGGAGAACAATTAATCTTAGCAAATACTGATTTAACTAATTCCAGATTACGCAATTTTAAGCGGATGGAACAAAGACAAGTTATTTTAAAAATAGGAGTTATTTATGAAACAGATAATCGTAAATTAGCAGAAATTCCAGAGATAATTAAGAGTTCGATCGAACCCATAGAAAATATTACTTTTGACACCGCTTATTTCTCAAAATTTGGAGATTTTAGCCTAGATTTTGAGGTTATTTATTATGTGCTTAGTAACGATATAAAAATATCTCGCATCGCTAAAAATCAAGTAAATTTAGCCATCAAAAATGCCTTTTCCGATCAAGGATTAGAATTTGCTTATCCAACCCAAGTTCATTATTTATCCCCTGTTTCCTGA
- the trpE gene encoding anthranilate synthase component I: MIFPDFSAFSALTQKGNFIPIYRELVADLETPVSAWYKVCADQPYSFLLESVEGGENLGRYSFLGCDPVWILEARGDRTQQFHRDGKVDIFTGNPFDIVTECLKSIKPVNLPELPAGIGGLFGYWGYELISWIEPKVKIYPPQEGNLPDGVWMQVDNLLIFDQVKRKIWAIAYADLRQSHLSLEEIYQQACDKITKLVLKLQLPLPVLAKPLEFNSTGHSESLANYTSNTTKENFYQNVEKAKEYIKAGDIFQVVISQKLQSNYHGNPFELYRSLRLINPSPYMAYYNFNGWQIIGSSPEVMVKAEKTPEGTTKATLRPIAGTRPRGKNILEDRSLAEDLLNDPKEIAEHVMLVDLGRNDLGRVCTKGSVKVDQLMVIERYSHVMHIVSNVIGELDGDYSAWDLLKAAFPAGTVSGAPKIRSMEIINELESERRGPYSGVYGYYDFEGQLNTAITIRTMIVERISGTENHRVSVQAGAGLVADSDPEKEYQETLNKAKGLLEAIRSLS; encoded by the coding sequence ATGATTTTTCCTGATTTCTCTGCTTTTTCTGCTTTAACTCAAAAAGGCAATTTCATCCCTATTTATCGAGAATTGGTTGCTGATTTAGAAACTCCTGTGTCTGCATGGTATAAAGTTTGTGCGGATCAACCCTATAGTTTTTTGTTAGAGTCGGTGGAAGGGGGAGAAAATTTGGGAAGATATAGTTTTCTTGGTTGTGATCCTGTATGGATTTTGGAAGCACGAGGCGATCGAACTCAACAGTTTCATCGAGATGGTAAGGTAGATATTTTTACGGGAAATCCCTTTGATATTGTTACGGAATGTTTAAAATCCATTAAACCTGTAAATTTACCAGAGTTACCTGCGGGAATTGGGGGTTTATTTGGTTATTGGGGTTATGAGTTGATTTCGTGGATTGAGCCGAAGGTGAAAATTTATCCCCCCCAAGAGGGAAATTTGCCTGATGGGGTATGGATGCAAGTAGATAATTTATTGATTTTTGACCAAGTTAAACGGAAAATTTGGGCGATCGCCTATGCAGATTTAAGACAATCACATTTGAGTTTAGAAGAAATTTATCAACAGGCTTGTGACAAAATAACAAAATTGGTTCTGAAGCTACAATTACCTTTACCTGTTTTAGCTAAACCTTTGGAATTTAACTCTACAGGTCATTCTGAATCTCTTGCTAATTATACAAGTAATACGACTAAGGAAAATTTTTATCAAAATGTAGAAAAGGCGAAGGAATATATTAAGGCTGGAGATATTTTTCAAGTGGTAATCTCTCAAAAATTACAATCAAACTATCATGGAAATCCTTTTGAGTTATATCGATCGCTCCGTTTAATCAATCCTTCTCCTTATATGGCTTACTATAATTTTAATGGGTGGCAAATTATCGGTTCATCTCCTGAAGTGATGGTAAAGGCGGAAAAAACTCCAGAAGGCACGACTAAAGCCACTTTAAGACCGATCGCCGGAACTCGCCCTAGGGGAAAAAATATCTTAGAAGATCGTAGTTTAGCCGAAGATTTATTAAATGATCCTAAAGAAATCGCTGAACACGTTATGTTAGTAGATTTAGGAAGAAATGATTTAGGTAGAGTGTGTACAAAAGGAAGCGTCAAAGTTGATCAATTGATGGTGATTGAGCGTTATTCCCATGTTATGCACATAGTTAGTAATGTAATCGGAGAATTAGATGGTGATTATTCGGCATGGGATTTGTTAAAGGCGGCTTTTCCTGCTGGTACAGTTAGCGGTGCACCGAAAATTCGATCGATGGAAATTATCAACGAATTGGAGTCAGAAAGGAGAGGTCCTTATTCGGGAGTATATGGATACTATGATTTTGAAGGGCAACTTAATACAGCGATAACTATACGAACGATGATTGTGGAAAGAATCTCAGGCACAGAAAATCATCGAGTATCGGTTCAAGCTGGGGCTGGATTAGTGGCGGATTCTGATCCCGAAAAGGAATATCAAGAAACTTTAAACAAGGCGAAAGGATTATTGGAAGCTATCCGCAGTCTTAGCTAA